DNA from Arthrobacter sp. PvP023:
CGCCTGGAGGAACCCGGTGAACGGCTGGGTGAGGTCGATCCGGACGTTCCCCGCAGAAACGGCGGTGCAGCCCTTGTAGATGGAGAGCGACGCCTGGTCGGCGTAGGCCTTGAACACGCCCTTGAACGACGTTCCGGGCGCCTGCTTCCGCAGGCTCGCCGGGAAGTTGAACCATCTGTTGAAGTTGGAGCAGACAGCCGCGGCATCGAAGGGTGTGCCGTCCTGGAAGATGACGCCCTCACGGAGCTTGAAGGTGTAGGCGCGGCCCTCGTTGGATTCCGCCCACTCAGTGGCGAGCAGGGGAGTGGGCAGCCCCGTGGTCTGGTCCACTCCCACAAGGCCCTCCAGGACCTGGCGGGTGATCCGGTAGGACTCCACATCGGATGCCAGCGCGGGATCAAGTCCCAGCGGCTGGGCCGCCGTGCCGAAGGTGAAAGTCGCGGTAGGGGCAGCGGCAGTAGTGCCTGCAGGAGCCGCAGAGGGCGACGCCGGAGCCGGGGCAGGCGTTCCTGTGCATGCGGCCAGCAGCAGCGACAGGACCCCTGCACCGATACTGACCGCAATGCGGCGCGATTTACTGCTGGGCACTCGATGATCACCTCTGGGCAGGCCGGAAGGTCCGCGGACAGCGGACCGGTCCCCAGTCTAATTGAACGATCCTGGACACTCGCCGGGTGCGCCACCCGATGCCGGCCGCGCCCTCCGGAAGACAAAGCTGAGGCCCGCACCGGACGGTGCGGGCCTCAGTTTCTCCAGGATCGGCCCAGGGAGTCAGGCTGGAGCCGGGACAGGAGTGTTCGTGGTTGCCTACTTCGGCATCAGGACGGAGTCCACCAGGTAGACCGTGGCGTTGGCCGTCTTGACGCCGCCGCAGATGACGCTGGCGTCATCGACCTTCAGTGCGTCCTTGGTGCCGGTCACGGTGACCGAGCCGCCCTGGACAGTCTTGTGGGTGCCCACAATGTTGTCGGGGGTGATCTGGCCGGGAACAACGTGGTAAGTCAGGATCTTGCTCAGGAGGGCATCGTCGGTCTTGAGCGTTTCGATAGTGGCGGCGTCGATCTTGGCGAACGCATCATCCACCGGTGCGAAGACCGTGAATTCACTGCCGTTGAGCGTATCCACGAGGTTGACCTTGGGGTTGAGCTTGCCGGAAACCGCCGCCGTGAGAGTGGTCAGCAGCGGGTTGTTCGAGGCTGCGACCGCGACCGGATCGAGGGCCATGCCTGATACCGATCCTGCACCGCTGGGAACCTTCTCGGCGTAACCTGCGCAGCCGGGGCCCACCAGGTTGGCGGCGGGATCCATCGCCGCCGCGGAGCTGGCCGACGGTGACGGCGCCATGCTCGAAGCAGACGGGGTTGAAGCCGGTGCGGAGGAGCTGTTGGCCGTGGTGGCCGATCCGCCGCATGCGGTCAGGCTCAGCAGAGCTGCAGCTGCAACACCTGCAACGGTGAAAGTTGTGCGCTTGAATGACTGCATTTCGATTCTCCTTGTTAGTGCCGATTATTGCCTGCGGCGAACGACTTCTTCGATCACTGCACTGGCTGTTTCCGACTGTGGGCACCGACCCTTGGTTGGTGTCTCAATGGGTATTCGGCAGTTCGGCAGTAATGGATGGGTGACGGGGGAGAATCTTTTTTTCGGGGGCCTTCCGGTGCCGGTGCGGCGGCGTTAAACAAAGGAATCCCGGACCGTGGGGCCCGGGATTCCGAGGGTTGTGCTGCTGTGCGCAAGGGGGGACTTGAACCCCCACGCCCGAAGGCACAGGAACCTAAATCCTGCGTGTCTGCCAATTTCACCACTCGCGCGCGGCGCCGTCGTGCGTGTTTTTCCTGCTGTCCGGGGAAAGCGAAAAGACGTTCGACGGCGGATTCCAGGCTCCAGTGTACCTGCCGGGCGCGCCTTCCGCTTGGGGGCGGATCAGCAGCGCCCGCTGGCGCCCGGAGTCCGGCTAGGCCAGTCCGAGGTCCCGGCGGAGCTTGGCCACGTGGCCGGTGGCCCGCACGTTGTACTGTGCCACGGCGACGTTGCCGTCCGGGTCCACTACGACAGTGGACCGGATGAGGCCCTCGTATGTCCGCCCGTAGTTCTTTTTCTCCCCCCACGCGGCGTAAGCCTCAGCCACGGCGTGGTCCTCGTCGGACAACAGGGGGAAAGTCAGGCCTTCCTTCTCGGCGAACGTGGCGAGTTTCCCGACCGGATCGGGGGAGACACCCAGGACGTCGTAGCCTTCACGTTGCAGGGAGGCAAGGGTGTCGCGGAAGTCGCACGCTTCCTTGGTGCAGCCGGGCGTGGATGCGGCCGGATAGAAGTAAACGATGGTGTTCCGGCCGCGGTAGTCCTTCAGGCTGACGTCCTTCCCTGCGGAGTCCTTCAGAGTAAAGTCCGGCGCCGGAGTGCCGGGAATGAGTCGTTCAGCCAATATTTTCTCCTTAGGAATGTTGTGGACATTTAAGCTTAGTAAGCGGGGGAAGCGAGGGACGAATCCCACGCTGGCTATACTAAGTTGTATGCCTGATATGGATCGCTGGCCCACTGGGCGCCTCTTGTCCACCGCGGCACGGCTCGTGGAACACTCCTGGAACGAGAAGCTGGGAGCCATTGGGCTCACCCATGCGGGGGTCATCGCCATGGAAGTTCTTGCCCACAATGGACCCATGACCCAGGCACAGCTGGCTCAGTTGGTCCGCGTGCAGGCGCAGACCATGGGCAAAACCCTCAGCCGGCTCGAGGTGCATGGGCACATCCGCCGTGAACGCAGCACGTCCGACCGGCGGAGCCACGTGGTGTCCCTGACCGAGCGCGGAGTTGAAGCCGTGGCCGCTGCAGCCGACATGGAACGAACCGTGCTGGCGGCCGCATCGATCGATCCCGACGTTCTCCGGCAGGAGCTCCAGGCCGTAGTGACCGTCCTGGCCAGCCGTTTTTCCTCGCCGGAGACCAAAGCAATCGTGGCAGGTGCCGAGT
Protein-coding regions in this window:
- a CDS encoding fasciclin domain-containing protein, which produces MQSFKRTTFTVAGVAAAALLSLTACGGSATTANSSSAPASTPSASSMAPSPSASSAAAMDPAANLVGPGCAGYAEKVPSGAGSVSGMALDPVAVAASNNPLLTTLTAAVSGKLNPKVNLVDTLNGSEFTVFAPVDDAFAKIDAATIETLKTDDALLSKILTYHVVPGQITPDNIVGTHKTVQGGSVTVTGTKDALKVDDASVICGGVKTANATVYLVDSVLMPK
- the bcp gene encoding thioredoxin-dependent thiol peroxidase: MAERLIPGTPAPDFTLKDSAGKDVSLKDYRGRNTIVYFYPAASTPGCTKEACDFRDTLASLQREGYDVLGVSPDPVGKLATFAEKEGLTFPLLSDEDHAVAEAYAAWGEKKNYGRTYEGLIRSTVVVDPDGNVAVAQYNVRATGHVAKLRRDLGLA
- a CDS encoding MarR family winged helix-turn-helix transcriptional regulator, coding for MDRWPTGRLLSTAARLVEHSWNEKLGAIGLTHAGVIAMEVLAHNGPMTQAQLAQLVRVQAQTMGKTLSRLEVHGHIRRERSTSDRRSHVVSLTERGVEAVAAAADMERTVLAAASIDPDVLRQELQAVVTVLASRFSSPETKAIVAGAESGLTVEANSVN